One stretch of Euphorbia lathyris chromosome 7, ddEupLath1.1, whole genome shotgun sequence DNA includes these proteins:
- the LOC136200996 gene encoding cyclic nucleotide-gated ion channel 4-like, with protein MRNYERQRWAAMRGVDECEMIRNLPEGLRRDIKYHLCLDLVRQVPLFQHMDELVLENICDRVKPLIFTKGETITREGDPVQRMLSVVRDGVKSCCMLGPGNFSGDELLSWCLRRPFIERLPPSSCTLVTLETTEAFGLEAKDVKYVTQHFRYTFVKERVKRSARYYSPGWRTWAAVAIQLAWRRYRHRLTLTSLSFIRPRRPLSHCSSLGEDRLRLYTALLTSPKPNQDDFDF; from the exons ATGCGCAACTACGAGAGGCAGCGATGGGCGGCGATGCGCGGGGTTGATGAATGTGAGATGATAAGGAACCTGCCTGAGGGCCTCAGAAGAGATATCAAGTACCATCTCTGCTTGGATTTGGTTAGACAG GTACCACTTTTTCAACACATGGATGAACTTGTCCTAGAGAACATCTGTGACAGAGTGAAACCCCTCATTTTCACAAAGGGAGAAACA ATAACAAGAGAGGGAGACCCAGTACAAAGAATGTTATCCGTAGTAAGAGATGGTGTAAAGAGTTGTTGCATGTTAGGCCCAGGAAATTTCAGCGGAGATGAACTCTTATCATGGTGTTTAAGACGGCCATTTATCGAAAGATTACCTCCATCTTCATGTACACTCGTGACACTTGAAACAACAGAAGCATTTGGGCTAGAAGCAAAAGATGTGAAATATGTGACACAACATTTTAGGTACACATTTGTTAAAGAAAGAGTGAAGAGAAGTGCAAGATATTATTCACCAGGCTGGAGAACATGGGCTGCTGTTGCTATTCAGTTGGCATGGAGAAGATATAGGCATCGATTGACACTTACTTCTTTGTCTTTTATCAGGCCAAGAAGACCATTGTCTCATTGTTCTTCCTTGGGAGAAGATAGACTCAGGCTTTATACTGCTTTGTTGACTTCTCCCAAGCCAAATCAGGATGATTTTGACTTCTGA